In one Rhinopithecus roxellana isolate Shanxi Qingling chromosome 1, ASM756505v1, whole genome shotgun sequence genomic region, the following are encoded:
- the FYTTD1 gene encoding UAP56-interacting factor isoform X2 gives MRVRWGIQQNSGFGKTSLNRRGRVMPGKRRPNGVITGLAARKTTGIRKGISPMNRPPLSDKNIEQYFPVLKRKANLLRQNEGQRKPVAVLKRPNQLNRKNNIPANFTRSGNKLNHQKDTRQATFLFRRGLKVQAQLNTEQLLDDVVAKRTRQWRTSTTNGGILTVSIDNPGAVQCPVTQKPRLTRTAAPSFLTKREQSDARKVPKGVPLQFDINSVGKQTGMTLNERFGILKEQRATLTYNKGGSRFVTVG, from the exons GTTTTGGTAAGACTAGTCTGAATCGTAGAGGAAGAGTCATGCCTGGAAAGAGACGTCCTAATGGAGTTATCACTGGCCTTGCAGCTAGGAAAACAACTGGAATTCGAAAAGGAATTAGTCCTATGAATCGTCCACCTCTAAGTGACAAG AATATAGAACAATATTTTCCAGTGTTAAAAAGGAAGGCAAACCTTCTGAGACAAAACGAAGGGCAGAGGAAACCAGTGGCAGTTCTCAAGAGACCTAACCAGCTAAACAGAAA AAATAACATTCCAGCTAATTTTACCAGGAgtggaaataaattaaatcaCCAGAAAGATACTCGTCAGGCAACTTTTCTTTTCAGAAGAGGCCTGAAG gtTCAGGCCCAGTTGAATACAGAACAACTGCTAGACGATGTAGTAGCAAAGAGAACTCGTCA ATGGCGGACTTCCACCACAAATGGAGGGATTTTGACTGTATCTATTGACAATCCTGGAGCAGTGCAATGCCcagt aaCTCAGAAACCACGATTAACTCGTACTGCTGCaccttcatttttaacaaagcgGGAGCAAAGTGACGCCCGGAAAGTTCCTAAAGGTGTTCCCCTACAGTTTGACATAAACAGCGTCGgaaaacag aCAGGGATGACGTTGAATGAGCGGTTTGGGATCCTGAAGGAACAAAGAGCCACTCTCACATACAACAAAGGGGGAAGCCGCTTTGTAACCGTGGGATAG